TCATCGAGCGCCCGGGAGGGGAAGTCTGGAACAACGACAACATTCATTTCTACAACGGGAAGGTGACCCACGTAGACGGCGACCTGACCATTGAAAATACCATTGGCAGCGATGGCTGTCCCGTCAATCCACTTTCCTTCGATGGGGTTATCTTTGTCGATGGCCTGCTCACCCTTCGTCATTACCGTGCTGCCGGTATTCCCGAAGGCAGCGAGCAGCTTGTCGGGGGTATCATCCATGCCCGTGAGATAAGGTGCCTCCACGATGCGGAGATACCCCCCGATGCGGGGGACACATTTCTGGAGATAAGGGGCCTTTGCATTGCCGAGGATATTTTCAGCATGGCATCTGCCCCCCGGGGGGAGGGCGGGGCTGTCGATTACCGGAAGGTTCACGGGACGGTTGTGGCCGGGGAAATATTCTTGCAGGGTCCGCATACCGCCGTTTGCCAGGGGGATCTTCATGAACTGATCCCTGATTACAGATCCTGCCTTCCACCGGATCGATATGTTGTTCGCCAGTGGTTCAAGCCCTATCTGATGGAAGATTGAACCCGATGGCGTTGGCATTCACGGTATAGATTGTCGGGAAATCCCGGTTTCCGGCGTGAGGATGCCAGCAAGGCCGACTGCATTTCAGGGGTGATCGAAGGATGTTGCGTTGGAGTTCCCGTTTCGGGAAAAATTTTTCTCCCGTGGGCCTGGACCTGGGGACGGTGCAGATAAAATTGATCCAATTCCGCCTGGAGAGGGGACGCATCGCGGTTCATCGGCGGGGTGTTTTTCCCCTGAAGGAAGGTGTCATCGTTCATGGGCGGGTTGCCGACGGCGTTGCTCTCCGACATCAGTTGCGGCAGATCTTTGCGGAGATGAGATTGAAAAGAAGGGACTCATTTCTCTGTATCGGGAATGATACGGTCATTGTCCGTTCCTTCACCTTGCCGGCAATGCCCGCGGCGGAAATCCCCGCCGCGGTGCGCTGGGAGGCATTGAAATATCATCCAAACCCCGCGGCGATGACCACCGATTACATCGTGACGGGGAAAAAAAAGTTGGATGGTAAGCGCATCATCGAGACCAGGATCATTTCCGTGCCCCGGGAGATCGTGGATGGCTACCTCGGTGCGGTCAGGGATGCGGGTTTCAATCCTGTCGGCGTGGAGATCGAACCGCTGGCCCTCTGCCGGGCTGTTCGTTTCTTCAATGCCAACGGAAAGGGCAGGAAGTTGCTGCTTGATATTGGCGGAGAGAAGAGCATGCTGGTCATGATGGAGAACGGCTGCTATCTTTATTCACGGATATTGAAAATCGGGGCGCGGGATATGCATGCCCCCGTTACTGATTGCCGCAGCGCCACGGTGGAGAAAGTGGCGGAAGGGGGCATGCCCTATGGCGTTGGGGAAGAACCGCCCGGCAGCCTGGCGGCGCGGGTTTATCATGCCCTGGAGTATTATCATTACCGGATGCCGGAGAGGGACGATGGCAAGATCGGGGAGTTGTTGCTATTTGGCGGCGGTGCGGTCAGGGCCCGCGCTTCCTTTGTTGGTGATGAAAGGATACCTTCGCCGACCGTTTTCACCTTTCGCAAGGATGGCGGCCTGTTGCATGAATCCGGTTTCTCCGGCGGGGATGACCATCTGTTCGGCGTGGCCGGTGGCCTGGCTCTCAGGGGGTGGGTAGATGAAAAAGGATATTGATCTGGCAAAAGGAGTGTTGCCAGCGCCGACCGGATGGAAACGTTTTCTCCCGGTGGCAACTTCTTTGCTTCTGCTCCTGTTGCTCATGGTCGCTATATATCATTATCTCTCGTTGTACCGGGTGGAACTGGCGGAAAGGACGTCTGCTGCCGCGGCGGAGAATGAAAAGCTGTTTCAGAAGGCCGAGCCGCTGATCATGGCCGAGATGGAAATAGAAAAAAACATGGCGGAGCTAGCTTTCATTGAAGAATTGAACGGGAAGAAAACCGGCTGGAGCAAACTGTTTGAAGATATCCACGCTACGGCTTCCGGGATAACGGAAGTTGACCTGTTTACCGTGACCGAGGGGGAAAGAATGATCATCGAGGGGCGCGCTCCCTCCCTGGAGGCGGTGGCTGAATTGATAAATTTGCTACAGGAACAGTTGCCCTGCCTGCATGATCTTCGGCTTGAAAATGCGGGGCACGGGGCCGGGGGAGGCGGGGAACAGCGCCTGTTTATTTATCCGGATGAGGAAACTTCGGATGTATACAGGTTCAGATTGTCTTGCGAAATGGGTGAGGGGGGGGGCAGGGGGCGTTGATGCCGATTCTCCGGCCGGGCGGGAAAGTGGCCACCCTGGTTTTTATCGCGGGCACCGTGCTGATACTGATTGTCGGAGCATGGTTCTTCCGGCCGCTGGTCGTTGACCTGAAGGAACTTCTTGCCGAGGAGTCCTTGCTGGAAGAGCGGCGTCTTGAACTCGAGTGCCGCCTTCCGGATGCGGAGGAAATCGAAAGACGGCATGCCGAGAACAGCGAGAAACTGGCAAATCTTTCAGCCAGGATTGCGGATGAGGACAACCTTTCTGACCTTTTTTCCCGTTTTGACAGGACTCTCTCCTCTTCCGACATCACTGTTTCCCGGGTAAAAATTACTTTTTCGGAAGGTAAGGGCGCGGGAAGTTTTGACTCCTATGATGTTGAATTGTCTGCCACCGCGGCGTTGGAAATGACCTTGCTTGAGCTGCTGAAAGAGATCGAAGATTTTCCCTATCTGTCCCTTGTCCGGAATATATCTCTTCGGGGCGGCCAACCTCCGGATGGGGTTGAGAGGGGCGAGGGGGCTTTTTCGGATTCCCGTCCTCGCTTGCAGGTGCTCTTCTCCCTGGTTGCCTCGCTACCGGAACAATCATCCTCAACGGAGGCGG
This sequence is a window from Bacillota bacterium. Protein-coding genes within it:
- a CDS encoding pilus assembly protein PilM, encoding MLRWSSRFGKNFSPVGLDLGTVQIKLIQFRLERGRIAVHRRGVFPLKEGVIVHGRVADGVALRHQLRQIFAEMRLKRRDSFLCIGNDTVIVRSFTLPAMPAAEIPAAVRWEALKYHPNPAAMTTDYIVTGKKKLDGKRIIETRIISVPREIVDGYLGAVRDAGFNPVGVEIEPLALCRAVRFFNANGKGRKLLLDIGGEKSMLVMMENGCYLYSRILKIGARDMHAPVTDCRSATVEKVAEGGMPYGVGEEPPGSLAARVYHALEYYHYRMPERDDGKIGELLLFGGGAVRARASFVGDERIPSPTVFTFRKDGGLLHESGFSGGDDHLFGVAGGLALRGWVDEKGY